One genomic region from Streptomyces sp. NBC_01431 encodes:
- a CDS encoding cysteine hydrolase family protein: MATTTLRELSGLDETPASLADATLILVDYQNTYVGGVMELEGWQTALDSAAALLGRAREAGAKVVHVINDGGVGTPYDIRAEIGRIHPSVAPVEGEPVVVKQAPNAFVDTDLGQHVDAAGHQNVIVVGFMTHMCVLFTTEGAFLRGNRPTVVADACATRPLRSLDTELAAAQIHDSALATIADLYGVVVPSHKSLS, encoded by the coding sequence ATGGCTACGACCACCCTGCGCGAACTCAGCGGCCTCGACGAGACGCCCGCGTCGCTCGCCGACGCGACGCTGATCCTGGTCGACTACCAGAACACCTACGTCGGCGGCGTGATGGAACTGGAAGGCTGGCAGACCGCACTCGACTCCGCCGCCGCGCTGCTGGGCAGGGCCCGGGAGGCCGGCGCGAAGGTCGTCCACGTCATCAACGACGGCGGCGTCGGCACCCCGTACGACATCCGGGCCGAGATCGGCCGGATCCACCCGAGCGTGGCGCCCGTCGAGGGCGAGCCCGTCGTCGTCAAGCAGGCCCCGAACGCCTTCGTCGACACCGACCTCGGACAGCACGTCGACGCCGCGGGACACCAGAACGTCATAGTCGTGGGGTTCATGACCCACATGTGCGTGCTGTTCACCACGGAAGGCGCGTTCCTGCGGGGAAACCGGCCCACCGTGGTCGCCGACGCCTGCGCGACCCGCCCCCTGCGGTCGCTGGACACCGAACTCGCCGCCGCACAGATCCACGACAGCGCC
- a CDS encoding GlxA family transcriptional regulator has protein sequence MSTVERLVVIVLFDRVDLLDVTGPPEVFSLLRHEIGDTAAAYRVVLAAETMDPVTTSAGVRILPDTTFHEVSAQCIDTLLVPGAVEADGHGRVRALADPAVVDRVKTLAARTRRITSVCVGAHILAAAGLLDGKRATTHWSTARQLAEDHPEVEVDADPIFIRSGEVWTGAGISACLDLSLALVAEDFGESVALRVARQLVMYVKRPSGQSQFSVPLEPVSMTRRTEDLRHHILRTIGDQLTVADLAAYAHVGERQLTRIFKAELGMTPAAYIESVRVELARNQLESTDATLERIVSTCGFGTTDTLIRAFRRKLDTTPTEYRRRFRAGPG, from the coding sequence ATGAGCACCGTCGAACGACTCGTCGTGATCGTCCTCTTCGACCGCGTGGACCTGCTCGATGTCACCGGGCCACCCGAGGTGTTCTCGCTCCTGCGGCACGAGATCGGCGACACGGCGGCGGCCTACCGGGTCGTCCTCGCGGCCGAGACCATGGACCCCGTCACCACCTCCGCCGGCGTGCGCATCCTCCCCGACACCACCTTCCACGAGGTGTCCGCCCAGTGCATCGACACGCTCCTGGTACCCGGGGCGGTGGAGGCCGACGGTCACGGGCGCGTGCGCGCCCTGGCCGATCCCGCCGTGGTCGACCGGGTGAAGACGCTCGCCGCCAGGACGCGCCGCATCACCTCCGTCTGTGTCGGAGCGCACATCCTCGCCGCCGCCGGGCTGTTGGACGGCAAGCGCGCCACCACCCACTGGTCGACCGCGCGGCAGCTCGCCGAGGATCACCCCGAGGTCGAGGTCGACGCGGACCCGATCTTCATCCGCTCGGGCGAGGTGTGGACCGGGGCCGGCATCAGTGCGTGCCTGGATCTGTCACTGGCCCTCGTCGCCGAGGACTTCGGCGAGAGCGTCGCGCTGCGCGTCGCCCGGCAGCTCGTGATGTACGTGAAACGGCCGAGCGGCCAGAGTCAGTTCAGTGTTCCCCTGGAACCCGTGTCCATGACACGGCGCACCGAAGACCTAAGGCACCACATCCTGCGCACCATCGGCGATCAGCTCACCGTCGCCGACCTCGCCGCGTACGCCCATGTCGGCGAGCGGCAGCTCACCCGGATCTTCAAGGCCGAACTCGGCATGACGCCGGCCGCGTACATCGAGTCGGTCCGCGTCGAACTGGCCCGCAACCAGCTCGAATCCACCGACGCCACCCTTGAACGCATCGTGTCCACCTGCGGGTTCGGCACGACCGACACCCTTATCCGGGCGTTTCGCCGCAAGCTCGACACGACGCCCACGGAGTACCGGCGCCGGTTCAGGGCGGGCCCCGGCTGA
- a CDS encoding Fur family transcriptional regulator, which translates to MSDLLKRLRGRGWRMTSQRRVVAEVLDGDHTHLTADEVHVRAARRLPEISRATVYNTLGELVSLGEVMELSTQGRAKRYDPNAHHPHQHLVCSACGTIRDVHPTGDPLAGLPAEARFGFTLSAVEITYRGLCPSCA; encoded by the coding sequence ATGAGTGACCTGCTCAAGCGGCTGCGCGGGCGTGGCTGGCGGATGACGTCCCAGCGGCGCGTGGTCGCGGAGGTCCTGGACGGCGACCACACGCATCTGACGGCCGACGAGGTGCACGTGCGCGCGGCGCGGCGGCTGCCCGAGATCTCCAGGGCGACCGTCTACAACACCCTGGGCGAGCTGGTCTCGCTCGGCGAGGTCATGGAGCTCTCCACCCAAGGCCGCGCCAAGCGCTACGACCCCAATGCCCATCACCCGCACCAGCACCTGGTGTGCTCCGCCTGTGGCACCATCCGCGACGTCCACCCGACCGGAGATCCACTGGCCGGCCTCCCGGCGGAGGCCCGGTTCGGCTTCACCCTGTCCGCAGTCGAGATCACCTACCGCGGGCTGTGCCCCTCCTGCGCCTAG
- the katG gene encoding catalase/peroxidase HPI, protein MSENPDAIVTDAKTEGTGGCPVAHERAPHPTQGGGNRQWWPERLNLKILAKNPAVANPLGEEFDYAEAFKALDLPAVKRDIAELLTTSQDWWPADFGNYGPLMIRMAWHSAGTYRISDGRGGAGAGQQRFAPLNSWPDNVSLDKARRLLWPVKKKYGKSISWADLMILTGNVALESMGFKTFGFGGGRADVWEPDEDVYWGPEINWLDDNRYTGDRELENPLGAVQMGLIYVNPEGPNGNPDPIAAARDIRETFRRMAMNDEETVALIAGGHTFGKTHGAGPSEAVGDDPEAASLEQQGLGWKNSHGTGKGGDTITSGLEGIWTNTPTAWDNSFFEILFGHEWELFKSPAGAHQWRPKDGAGAGTVPDAHDPSKSHAPTMLTTDLSLRFDPAYEQISRRFLADPEAFADAFARAWFKLTHRDMGPVVRYLGPEVPAEELLWQDPLPARTYDLIDAGDIASLKEQVLASGLTVSQLVSTAWASASSFRGSDKRGGANGARIRLQPQSGWEVNEPDELATVLRTLEGVRSSFNSAQSGSKQVSLADLIVLAGAAGVEQAAKDGGVAVQVPFTPGRVDASQEQTDVESFAALEPTADGFRNYLGKGNRLPGEYLLLDKANLLTLSAPELTVLVGGLRVLGANHKQSQHGVFTSTPGSLTNDFFVNLLDLGTTWKATSADENTFEGRDASGEVKWTGTRADLVFGSNSELRAVAEVYASDDAKEKFVKDFVAAWNKVMNLDRFDLA, encoded by the coding sequence ATGTCCGAGAACCCCGATGCAATCGTCACCGACGCCAAGACGGAGGGCACAGGTGGCTGCCCGGTCGCGCACGAGCGCGCCCCGCATCCGACGCAGGGCGGCGGAAACCGCCAGTGGTGGCCGGAGCGGCTCAATCTGAAGATCCTCGCCAAGAACCCCGCGGTGGCCAATCCGCTCGGCGAGGAGTTCGACTACGCCGAGGCGTTCAAGGCCCTCGACCTCCCGGCGGTGAAGCGGGACATCGCGGAGCTCCTCACGACGTCGCAGGACTGGTGGCCCGCCGACTTCGGCAACTACGGCCCGCTGATGATCCGCATGGCCTGGCACAGCGCGGGCACCTACCGGATCAGCGACGGCCGCGGCGGCGCGGGGGCCGGCCAGCAGCGCTTCGCTCCCCTCAACAGCTGGCCGGACAACGTGAGCCTCGACAAGGCCCGCCGACTGCTGTGGCCCGTCAAGAAGAAGTACGGCAAGAGCATCTCCTGGGCCGACCTCATGATCCTCACGGGCAACGTCGCCCTGGAGTCGATGGGCTTCAAGACCTTCGGCTTCGGCGGCGGGCGTGCCGATGTGTGGGAGCCCGACGAGGACGTGTACTGGGGTCCCGAGATCAACTGGCTGGACGACAACCGCTACACCGGCGACCGTGAGCTGGAGAACCCGCTCGGCGCGGTCCAGATGGGCCTCATCTACGTCAACCCCGAGGGCCCCAACGGCAACCCGGACCCCATCGCCGCCGCCCGGGACATTCGCGAAACATTCCGCCGGATGGCGATGAACGACGAGGAGACCGTCGCCCTGATCGCGGGCGGCCACACCTTCGGCAAGACGCACGGCGCGGGCCCCTCCGAAGCCGTCGGTGACGACCCCGAGGCCGCCTCGCTGGAGCAGCAGGGCCTGGGCTGGAAGAACAGCCACGGCACCGGTAAGGGCGGTGACACGATCACCAGCGGCCTTGAGGGCATCTGGACGAACACCCCGACCGCCTGGGACAACAGCTTCTTCGAGATCCTCTTCGGCCACGAGTGGGAGCTGTTCAAGAGCCCCGCGGGCGCCCACCAGTGGCGGCCGAAGGACGGCGCCGGGGCGGGCACCGTACCGGACGCGCACGACCCGTCGAAGAGCCACGCTCCGACGATGCTGACGACCGACCTCTCGCTGCGGTTCGACCCGGCGTACGAGCAGATCTCGCGGCGCTTCCTGGCGGACCCCGAGGCGTTCGCGGACGCGTTCGCCCGCGCCTGGTTCAAGCTGACCCACCGCGACATGGGCCCGGTCGTGCGCTACCTCGGCCCGGAGGTCCCGGCCGAGGAACTGCTGTGGCAGGACCCGCTGCCCGCGCGGACGTACGACCTCATCGACGCCGGGGACATCGCCTCCCTCAAGGAGCAGGTCCTGGCCTCGGGCCTGACGGTGTCCCAGCTGGTGTCCACCGCGTGGGCCTCGGCGTCGTCCTTCCGCGGCAGCGACAAGCGCGGCGGAGCCAACGGCGCGCGCATCCGCCTCCAGCCGCAGAGCGGCTGGGAGGTCAACGAGCCCGACGAGCTGGCGACGGTGCTGCGCACCCTGGAGGGCGTCCGGTCGTCCTTCAACTCCGCCCAGTCCGGCTCCAAGCAGGTGTCGCTGGCCGATCTGATCGTGCTGGCGGGTGCCGCGGGTGTCGAGCAGGCCGCGAAGGACGGCGGCGTCGCCGTCCAGGTCCCCTTCACGCCGGGCCGCGTGGACGCCTCGCAGGAGCAGACGGACGTGGAGTCGTTCGCCGCGCTTGAGCCGACGGCCGACGGGTTCCGCAACTACCTCGGCAAGGGCAACCGACTGCCGGGCGAGTACCTGCTGCTCGACAAGGCGAACCTGCTGACGCTGAGCGCCCCCGAACTGACGGTCCTCGTCGGCGGCCTCCGCGTCCTGGGAGCGAACCACAAGCAGTCGCAGCACGGCGTCTTCACGTCGACCCCCGGCTCGCTCACCAACGACTTCTTCGTCAATCTGCTCGACCTCGGTACGACGTGGAAGGCGACGTCCGCGGACGAGAACACGTTCGAGGGCCGCGACGCGTCGGGCGAGGTCAAGTGGACCGGCACCCGCGCCGACCTGGTCTTCGGCTCCAACTCGGAGCTGCGCGCCGTCGCGGAGGTCTACGCGAGTGACGACGCGAAGGAGAAGTTCGTGAAGGACTTCGTCGCGGCGTGGAACAAGGTGATGAACCTGGACCGGTTCGACCTGGCCTGA
- a CDS encoding FadR/GntR family transcriptional regulator: MPLGALRPTPLVEQATERLREQIIQGEWSVGTKLPGENSLAQTLGVGRSTVREALRALAGAGLVQARQGAGVFVIATKPQEDWSTHLRRAAVTDVYEVRMLIEVEAAQMAAQRRTDDDLVALNEALAKRRDAAEAGDAEFVDADIALHAAVVAAAHNPVLTGLFAEFVPVLRQGLIDLVELLDLRSGDPNHGDDGHALLVAAIARSDAESAGHTLREELKQTLERLHAI, from the coding sequence ATGCCACTGGGCGCACTGCGGCCAACTCCCTTGGTTGAGCAGGCCACTGAGCGACTGCGCGAGCAGATCATCCAGGGCGAGTGGAGCGTCGGAACGAAACTCCCCGGTGAGAACTCACTCGCCCAGACGCTCGGCGTTGGGCGCTCGACCGTACGCGAGGCCCTGCGCGCACTGGCCGGCGCTGGCCTCGTGCAGGCGCGCCAGGGTGCCGGGGTCTTCGTCATCGCCACCAAGCCCCAGGAGGACTGGTCCACCCACCTGCGGCGCGCGGCCGTCACCGACGTGTACGAAGTCCGCATGCTCATCGAGGTCGAAGCCGCGCAGATGGCCGCGCAGCGCCGCACCGACGACGACCTCGTCGCCCTGAACGAGGCGCTGGCCAAGCGCCGCGACGCAGCGGAGGCGGGCGACGCCGAGTTCGTCGATGCCGACATCGCCCTGCACGCGGCCGTGGTCGCCGCAGCACACAACCCCGTACTCACCGGCCTGTTCGCCGAGTTCGTGCCCGTACTGCGGCAGGGGCTGATCGACCTGGTGGAGCTGCTCGACCTGCGCTCCGGGGACCCGAACCACGGCGACGACGGCCACGCCCTGCTCGTGGCGGCCATCGCCCGCTCGGACGCCGAATCCGCCGGACACACCTTGCGCGAAGAGCTGAAGCAGACCCTCGAACGCCTCCACGCGATCTGA
- the leuA gene encoding 2-isopropylmalate synthase, whose protein sequence is MASPQIQAFPTLRTPCGPVPADAPAWNPQRPSAMPHERYRPAHDRVALPLEERTWPSRRLERAPLWVPVDLRDGNQALAEPMDTERKRRMFDLMVTMGYKEIEVGYPSASRTDFDFVRHLASSGAVPEDVTVSVFTAARNDLIDRTIASIEGLPRAVVHLYTATAPTWRDVVLGRSRTELHAMILDAAGHLMRRAEAQPGADIRFEFSPEVFNLTEPDFVLEVCNSVTELWDASPDRPVIHNLPATVEIATPNVYADQIEYMDRHLARRDSVILSVHPHNDRGTGVACAELAVLAGAQRVEGCLFGNGERTGNVDLVTLALNLYAQGVNPMVDFSDIDAVREVVEHCNRLPVHPRHPYVGELVHTAFSGTHQDAISKGMAHHAKRAAEQGIAPDEAPWEVPYLPIDPGDIGRTYEEVIRINSQSGKGGIAHLLHTHHGLDLPKAMRPDFSGAVQRATDASGQELSHKDLWDLFHARYISPAENGPVTLSSWSTAQTGPGEHRFSCVLSADGQERPYQGTGNGPLSALTQALGSAGITVDILNYAEHATSVGPGSPAAAYAECRVDGTTCWGAGWDTSILAASVQAVLAAVNRAGQAGR, encoded by the coding sequence ATGGCTTCACCGCAGATACAGGCTTTCCCCACGCTGCGCACCCCGTGCGGACCCGTTCCCGCGGACGCGCCGGCGTGGAACCCGCAGCGGCCGAGCGCGATGCCGCACGAGCGGTACCGGCCCGCGCACGACCGGGTCGCGCTGCCGCTGGAGGAGCGGACCTGGCCGTCGCGCCGGCTGGAGCGGGCCCCGCTGTGGGTGCCCGTCGATCTGCGCGACGGCAACCAGGCGCTGGCCGAACCCATGGACACCGAGCGCAAGCGCCGGATGTTCGACCTGATGGTCACGATGGGCTACAAGGAGATCGAGGTCGGCTACCCCTCCGCCAGCCGGACCGACTTCGACTTCGTACGCCACCTGGCCAGCAGCGGCGCCGTACCCGAGGACGTGACCGTCTCCGTCTTCACGGCGGCCCGCAACGACCTGATCGACCGCACCATCGCCTCCATCGAGGGGCTCCCCCGCGCCGTCGTGCACCTCTACACCGCCACCGCGCCGACCTGGCGCGACGTGGTCCTGGGCCGCTCCCGCACCGAGCTCCACGCGATGATCCTGGATGCCGCCGGCCATCTGATGCGGCGCGCCGAGGCGCAGCCGGGTGCCGACATCCGGTTCGAGTTCTCCCCCGAGGTCTTCAACCTCACCGAACCGGACTTCGTCCTGGAGGTCTGCAACAGCGTCACCGAGCTGTGGGACGCCTCCCCGGACCGGCCGGTGATCCACAACCTCCCGGCCACGGTGGAGATCGCCACCCCCAACGTGTACGCGGACCAGATCGAGTACATGGACCGCCATCTGGCGCGGCGCGACTCCGTGATCCTCTCCGTGCACCCCCACAACGACCGCGGCACAGGCGTCGCCTGTGCCGAACTCGCCGTGCTGGCAGGGGCGCAGCGGGTGGAGGGCTGCCTGTTCGGCAACGGCGAGCGGACCGGCAACGTCGACCTGGTCACGCTGGCGCTGAACCTGTACGCACAGGGCGTGAACCCCATGGTCGACTTCTCCGACATCGACGCCGTGCGCGAGGTGGTGGAGCACTGCAACCGGCTGCCCGTCCACCCGCGCCACCCCTATGTCGGCGAGCTCGTCCACACCGCCTTCTCCGGGACCCACCAGGACGCCATCTCCAAGGGCATGGCCCACCACGCCAAGCGAGCCGCGGAGCAGGGCATCGCCCCCGATGAGGCGCCCTGGGAGGTTCCGTACCTGCCGATCGACCCGGGCGACATAGGGCGTACGTACGAGGAGGTCATCCGCATCAACTCCCAGTCCGGCAAGGGCGGCATCGCCCATCTGCTCCACACCCACCACGGTCTGGACCTGCCCAAGGCGATGCGTCCGGACTTCTCGGGCGCGGTGCAGCGGGCCACCGACGCAAGCGGACAGGAGCTCTCGCACAAGGACCTGTGGGACCTGTTCCACGCGCGCTACATCAGCCCGGCCGAGAACGGTCCGGTCACCCTGAGCTCATGGAGCACCGCCCAAACCGGGCCCGGCGAACACCGGTTCAGCTGCGTCCTGAGCGCGGACGGCCAAGAACGCCCCTACCAGGGCACCGGCAACGGGCCGCTGTCCGCCCTGACCCAGGCCCTCGGTAGCGCCGGCATCACCGTCGACATCCTCAATTACGCCGAGCACGCCACCAGTGTGGGGCCCGGCAGCCCTGCCGCGGCGTACGCCGAGTGCCGGGTGGACGGGACCACGTGCTGGGGCGCCGGGTGGGACACCTCCATCCTCGCCGCGTCGGTGCAGGCCGTGCTCGCCGCCGTCAACCGGGCCGGGCAGGCCGGACGGTGA
- a CDS encoding ABC transporter ATP-binding protein gives MTDSRASAAPPVLRVDGVDLVRDGNRILHDVSLTVRPGEHWALLGANGAGKSTLLGLLGALTHPTRGTVEVLGHRLGRVDMRQLRSYVGHVDPRHGLRTPLRVRDVVLTGLTNTVERVPRWNPTPEQTAQAERLIDLLGLGERHAARWPTLSQGERGRTLIARALMPSPRLLLLDEPATGLDVAGREQLIERIDTLQQTHPELSSVLVTHHLEELPPGTTHAMLLRDGRCLASGPVAEALTSDQLSKCFDHPIHLTRTDGRWNVRARRASRP, from the coding sequence GTGACCGACTCCCGCGCCTCCGCCGCTCCCCCCGTCCTGCGCGTGGACGGTGTCGATCTGGTCCGCGACGGCAATCGGATCCTCCACGACGTGTCCCTGACGGTACGGCCCGGCGAGCACTGGGCGTTGCTCGGTGCCAACGGCGCCGGCAAGAGCACCCTGCTCGGCCTCCTGGGCGCGCTCACCCACCCGACCCGGGGCACGGTCGAAGTCCTGGGCCACCGGCTGGGCCGGGTCGACATGCGCCAACTCCGGTCGTACGTCGGTCATGTGGACCCGCGCCACGGACTGCGCACACCCCTGCGGGTCCGGGACGTCGTACTGACCGGACTGACCAACACCGTCGAACGCGTGCCCCGCTGGAACCCGACGCCCGAGCAGACCGCCCAGGCCGAGCGCCTCATCGACCTGCTCGGGCTGGGCGAACGGCACGCCGCGCGCTGGCCCACCCTGTCCCAGGGCGAGCGGGGCAGGACCCTGATCGCCCGCGCGCTCATGCCAAGTCCGCGGCTGCTGTTGCTGGATGAGCCCGCGACGGGCCTGGACGTCGCGGGACGGGAACAGCTCATCGAACGGATCGACACACTCCAGCAAACCCACCCCGAGCTGTCGTCGGTGCTGGTCACCCACCACTTGGAGGAGCTCCCTCCCGGCACGACGCACGCCATGCTGCTGCGGGACGGCCGCTGCCTGGCCTCCGGTCCGGTGGCCGAGGCCCTGACCAGCGATCAGCTCAGCAAATGCTTCGACCACCCCATCCACCTCACCCGCACCGACGGCCGCTGGAACGTACGAGCCCGCCGCGCATCCAGGCCATAA
- a CDS encoding class I SAM-dependent RNA methyltransferase, which yields MQHNAPESSLSSLVGEEYEVEVGPVAHGGHCIARTAEGRVLFVRHALPGEKIVARVTEGESDSRFLRADAVRIVEASKDRVEAPCKYAGPGKCGGCDWQHAKPGAQRRLKGEVITEQLQRLAGLTPEEAGWDGTVMPAEGDKLPAGQVPAWRSRVQYATDDEGRAGLRKHRSHDVEVIDHCMIASPGVTELGIEKREWPTLASIEAIAASGSHDRQVVLTPKPGGRLPLVELDKPVSVLRVEEKDGGVHRVHGRAFVRERADGRTYRVGMGGFWQVHPQAPDTLVKAVMQGLMPRKGEMALDLYCGVGLFAGAIAERVGETGAVLGIESSKRAVEDARHNLADLPRVRVEQGKVEQVLPRTKITEADLIVLDPPRAGAGKQTVKYLSALGARRIAYVACDPAALARDLAYFHEGGYKPRTLRAFDLFPMTHHVECVAILEPVGKDA from the coding sequence ATGCAGCACAACGCACCCGAGTCGTCGCTGTCGTCGCTGGTCGGGGAGGAGTACGAGGTCGAGGTCGGCCCCGTCGCGCACGGTGGCCACTGCATCGCCCGCACCGCCGAGGGCCGCGTCCTGTTCGTACGCCACGCCCTGCCCGGCGAGAAGATCGTCGCCCGTGTCACCGAGGGCGAGAGCGACTCCCGCTTCCTGCGCGCGGACGCGGTGCGCATCGTCGAGGCGTCCAAGGACCGGGTCGAGGCGCCCTGCAAGTACGCGGGCCCCGGCAAGTGCGGCGGCTGCGACTGGCAGCATGCCAAGCCGGGCGCGCAGCGCCGCCTCAAGGGCGAGGTGATCACCGAGCAGCTCCAGCGGCTTGCGGGCCTCACCCCCGAGGAGGCGGGCTGGGACGGCACGGTCATGCCCGCCGAGGGCGACAAGCTCCCCGCGGGCCAGGTCCCGGCGTGGCGCAGCCGCGTCCAGTACGCCACGGACGACGAGGGCCGGGCGGGCCTGCGCAAGCACCGCTCGCACGATGTCGAGGTCATCGACCACTGCATGATCGCGTCGCCGGGCGTCACGGAACTGGGCATCGAGAAGCGCGAGTGGCCGACGCTGGCGTCCATCGAGGCGATCGCCGCCTCCGGCTCGCACGACCGCCAGGTCGTCCTGACCCCGAAGCCGGGCGGCCGCCTCCCGCTGGTCGAACTCGACAAGCCGGTCTCGGTCCTGCGGGTCGAGGAGAAGGACGGCGGCGTCCACCGCGTCCACGGCCGCGCCTTCGTCCGCGAGCGCGCGGACGGCCGCACGTACCGGGTCGGCATGGGCGGCTTCTGGCAGGTCCACCCGCAGGCCCCCGACACCCTGGTGAAGGCCGTGATGCAGGGCCTGATGCCACGCAAGGGCGAGATGGCCCTCGACCTGTACTGCGGCGTCGGCCTGTTCGCCGGAGCGATCGCCGAGCGCGTCGGCGAGACGGGCGCGGTGCTGGGCATCGAGTCGTCCAAGCGCGCGGTGGAGGACGCCCGCCACAACCTGGCCGACCTGCCCCGCGTCCGCGTGGAACAGGGCAAGGTCGAACAGGTGCTGCCCCGCACCAAGATCACCGAAGCGGACCTGATCGTCCTGGACCCGCCCCGCGCGGGCGCCGGCAAGCAGACGGTGAAGTACCTGTCAGCCCTCGGCGCCCGCCGCATCGCCTACGTGGCCTGCGACCCGGCCGCGCTGGCGCGCGACCTGGCCTATTTCCACGAGGGCGGCTACAAGCCGCGGACGCTGCGGGCGTTTGATTTGTTCCCGATGACCCATCACGTGGAGTGCGTGGCGATTCTGGAGCCTGTGGGGAAGGACGCCTGA